In the Carboxydothermus hydrogenoformans Z-2901 genome, AAATTACTCCTCCAACCAGAAAACTTAATAGAAAATCCATCTTCATCCCCCTCAGTAACATTCAAAGGATACTGCATGAGCAATTACCGGTATGGACATTCCCTGCTGGGATGTAACTTGAGAAAGTAAAGCACCCGTACCTATACCCAAAAATTTATGAATCTTTCCCTGACTTAACTCGTTAAAAACGTAGCCAGCGGTAACTAAAGCCGAACAAGCTGTACCGCTACCTCCGGCATTTACCTGCTGATCCGGTCGATAAATCATGATTCCGCAATCGGTAAGCCTTTGACCAAAGTTGATATTACGTTCCTGTAAAAGTTTAACCAGGATTTGCCATCCAAACCGGGCTAAATCTCCGGTTGCCATTAAATCATAATAATCGTAAGACAAACCCGTTTCTTTAAAGTGGGCAAGTAAAGTGTCAAAAGCTGCAGGAGCCATAGCCCCACCCATGTCCGAAGGATCAAACATACCGTAATCCAACGCTTTGCCCACCGTAACCCGGGGAATTTTAATTTTGCCTTCTCCTTCCCCCAAAACCACCGCGGCCGCACCGGTAACCGTCCACTGGGATGTAGGCGTTTTCTGAACCCCCTGTTCTGTAGGATTACGGTACTGCCGTTCAACGGTGGCGTAATGACTGGAAACACCCACCAGTACTTTTTTGGCAAAACCACCGGCTATTAACATAGCCCCCAGGATTAGTCCTTCGTAAAAAGTAGCACAAGCATTATATAATCCAAAAAATGGAATCCCCAAACTTTTTGCAACAAAATTAGCCGAAATAATTTGGTTTAATAAGTCCCCGGCCAAAAAAAAGTCCACTTCTTCCTTTTTAACAGAAGCTTTTTGTAAAGCCATTTCGACTACTTCCAAAAACATTTTTTGCTCCGCTTTCTCCCAGGTATCCTCATAATAATAAAGGTTGTTAATAATCTTATCAAAATAGGTAGCCAGGGGGCCTTCCCCTTCTTTTGGTCCAGCTATAGTTGCATAACCCAATACTACCGGCGGATTAGCAAATTCCCGGGTTTGCCTCATAATTTTCCCAGCCCCCTTAAAATAATTGCCACAATAAGAGAGCTAAGTACCCCGTAAATAATAACCGGACCGGCTACGGTAAATAGTTTCGCCCCAACACCGAGAACCAAGCCTTCCTGTTTATGTTCCAAAGCCGGCGATACCATGGAGTTCGCAAAGCCGGTAATGGGAACGATTAAGCCGGCACCAAAAATCCGCACCAAATCATCATAAATCCCGGTACCCGTTAAAATTGCCGAGATTAAGATAAACACCACACTTACAACGGTGTAACCGTCTTTTTCCGATATGCCGTAGCCTCTTAAAAAATGAAACAAAACTTCTCCTAAAAGACAAACAAAGCCCCCCATTAAAAAAGCCAATAAGCAGTTTTTTAGTACCGGCGGCTTAGGTTTAATTTTTTCTACAGTTTTTTGATACTCATTTTTATCAATAGCCATCACATTTTCACCTCAAAATATAATTTTCCCCTTAAAAAATAAAAAAATAACGGAGGAAAACCTCCGTTATTCCACATAAGCAACTTTTACATTGGCCTTATATTCTACTACCCGTCCGCCTTCCACATTAGCGGTAAAATTTAAAATTTCTACTCCGGTTACCGTCCCCAGGGACCGCGATGCTTCATTTACTGCGGTTTGTACCGCATCCTTCCAGCCGGTTGGTGATTCTCCCACTAATTCGGCTACTTTTACATGCATTGCTGATTCCTCCTTAAAAAATTTTTTTCCATTTATTAAAATGAACCCTGGACCGGCTATTTATTAAGGTAATATTTTATTGTTTTGTTATTTTTTGTATTTTAGGGAAATAAATTTAACTCTCGTTCAGGTACCGTTTTAATTTTAAGAGGGCCTGTCTTTCAAGCCTTGAAACCTGTACCTGGGAAATTCCGAGAGTTCTGGCAATCTCCATTTGGGTTTTTTCTTTAAAAAAGCGGTTAATTAAAATATACCGCTCCCGCGGTTCTAACTTGCTTAGCACTTCTTTTATTGAGATATTTTCTAAAAGGGTTTGTTCTTCATCACCCTCCTGCTTAATCTGATCTAACAGGTATATCGGGTCTCCATCATCCTGATGAACCGTTTCAAAAAGTGAAGCCAAGCTCTGTCCCGCTTCTAATGCTTCAACAATCGCCTCCCGCGAGTAACCAAGAGTTTCTTCCAGTTCGGCAATTGTAGGTTCCCGGCCTAACTTTACGGTAAGCGCTTCTTTTTCTTTTAAAATCTTTACCCCCAGTTCTTTGGTAGAACGACTAATCCGGATAGCCTGGTCATCTCTAAGAAAACGACGAATTTCCCCCACAATCATGGGAACCGCATACGTGGAAAACTTCACCTGTTGTTTTAAATCAAATTTATCAATGGCTTTAATTAGCCCAATCGTCCCAATTTGAAACAGATCTTCAACTTCGTAGCCTCGGTGTAAAAAACGTTCCACCACTTTAAAGACCAATTTTAAATTACAATTGATAAGTTTTTCCCGGGCAGCCACATCTCCCTTTTGGGCTTTTTCTATTAATTCTTTTATTTCCTGTTCACCGAGCCTTGGGAAGCGGGGTAAATTCATAGAAGAAAAACGAAAGTTCACACGGTTCTGTTATCTTTTAAAATTCTTTTAAATAAAATCACTTTTGTCCCCCGCTCCATAGGCACGATTTCCACCCGATCCATTAAACTCTGCATAAAGAGAAAGCCCAAACCCGGATGCTCATCCTCCGGGTCCAATACCATTTTTTCCCTGATTTTTTCCCGTTCAATACCTTTGCCAAAATCTATTACTTCAATATACATCCCCTCCTCGGTAAAATAACCATTAACCTTTATTTCTCCTGGATTATTACCGTAGCCGTGAACGATGCTATTGGTAACCGCCTCGGATACCGCAACTTTAATATCGTCCAAGTCGGGAAGGGTTAAATCCTTCTGGGCAGCAAAAGCCGCCACCACAATCCGTACCAAACCGATATTTTCTTTTAAGGCGGGAATCGTCAGGTTAAAATAATTATGCTTCATAAGCTTTTTCCTCCCAAACTTCCTCTTCCCGGGAAATTCCTTTCATAATCCGGAAAAAACCGGAAAGTTCTAAGATCTTTTTAATCTTTTCATTGGTTGAAGCTAAATATACCCTGCCCCCAAGACTTCTTATTTTTTTAAACCGTCCCAGGATCACCCCAAGTCCGGAGCTATCGATAAAGTCAACGTTCTTTAAATTAAAGACAATATCTTTTACCGGGTAATTTTCAATTATTTCATCAACTTCCCGGCGCAGCCGGTCTGCCTCCTTTAAATCTACCTCTCCGGTTATCCGAACAAATAACACCTTATTTTTAACTTCCTTTTCCACTTCCAAAAAAATCCCCCCAAAAATGTGTTTCAAAACAATAATTCTATATAAATCCAGATTTTTCCTGCAAGAAGTTTTAAAAAAATAAGTAGCAAAAAGCTACTCAAAAGTTAAAAGGCTTTTTAAAAATCGCCCGATGGCAAAATCGAGTCGAGCTTTTAAACAATCCTCTAAAGACTTAAGGGGAGCTCTGCCGATTATCTTTGTCCCATCATAAATAACAACCTCACCCATTACCTGACCGTTCTTTACCGGAGCCGTAATTTTTTCCGGAAGTTTTAATTCATAACGGGGATTTATTTTTTTCCCTTTTTCTTCAACTAACAGTACCGGCGCTCCGGGGCCAACCAGTATTTGTTCCTTTTCTCCCTTTACCACTTTAACTTTAACAGAAAACTTTTCAGCTAATATCGGGTACGCCTTAAAATTGGCATAACCGTAGTTGTAAAGCTTTATCGATTCGGTAAAGTGGCCTTTTTTGACCGGGCAACCCAAAACCACGGCAATTAAACGAAGATCGTCACGACTTGCCGTAGAAGCCAAACAATAACCCGCCTCTTCCGTCCAGCCGGTTTTTCCGGCGTCTACCCCGCGGTAGTACCAGAGCAGTTTATTGGTATTAAAGCGGCGGGTTTCACCACCCCTTAACGTAAACTCTTTAATCTGGCTAAGTTCCAAAAAGAGCGGATGCTTAATCGCTTCTCTTAATAAAATAGCCAGGTCATAGCAGGTGCTGTAATGGTTAGGATCATCAAAACCGTAGCTGTTAACAAAATGGGTATTGGTCATGCCGAGCTCTTCCGCTTTTTTGTTCATTTCTTCCACGAAAGCCTGTTCGTTCCCCGCCACCGTTTCGGCGACCGCGACACAGGCATCGTTGGCCGAAGCAACTGCCACGGCCATTAAGAGGTCTTTAAAGGAAAACTCTTCCCCGGCATACATGTAAAGCTGGGACCCACCCATGGACGCAGCTTCTTCGCTAACCTTTACTATATCCTCCAGGTTGACTTTCCCTTTTTCAACCGCTTCAATGGCTAAAAGCAACGTCATTAATTTTGTCACACTGGCAATGGGCAGTTTTTTATGAATTTCTTTTTCGTATAAAATTTTACCGGTATAAGGTTCCATTAAAATTGCCGCCCTGGCGTTAATTTCCAGAGGAGCTGCTAAAGCGTTAGTAGTAAGTCCAAGGCCTAACACCAGTAAAAGGTAAATTATAAGCCTTTTGGGCATAAAAATTCCCCCCTCTTGTCCCTATTTCACCAATAGTATATTTGAGGGAGGAAAGGTTTATGCACTTTTCTTTTATTTTCTTATTTCGCCCCAAAAACTTTGACCTATTCCCGGTTCCAAACCAAAAATCTCTTCTAAAGTTGCCGCTACATCGGCAAAGGTTTCCCGGGTACCCAGGTTTACATCTTCTTTAATACTGTGACCATAAACTAAAAGCGGTACATACTCACGGGAATGGTCGGTACTGGGAGTTGTAGGGTCACAGCCGTGGTCGGCGGTAATTATCAATAAATCATCTTCTCTTAGTTTTTCCATAATCTTGGGAAGATAGGAATCAAATTGTTTTAAAGCTTCATAATAACCTTCGGCATTATTTCTATGCCCGTACACCATATCAAAATCTACCAGGTTGGTAAATAATAGACCCGTAAAATCTTTATATAGAAGGTTAACGGTTTTTACAAGGCCATCTTCGTTATTTTTGGTAGATTCATGCCAGGTAAGTCCCCGTCCGGCAAAAATGTCGTAAATCTTGCCTACTCCCAGGACCTCATACCCCTGCTCCACTAATTTATCTAAGACGGTTTTCCCCGTTGGCTCCAAAGAATAATCGTGGCGGTTGGCGGTTCTTTTAAAGTTTCCGGGAGTGCCTGTAAACGGCCGGGCAATCACTCGCCCCACCGCATGCTCGCCGGTAAGAAGTCCGCGGGCAATCTTACACATTTTGTATAATTCTTCCAGGGGTATAACTTCTTCATGGGCGGCTATCTGGAAGACACTGTCCGCCGACGTATAAACAATAGGATAGCCGGTCCGCATATGTTCCTCGCCCAATTCTTCAATAATAGCAGTACCGGAAGCGGGTTTATTACCTAATGTTTTCCGGCCAATGGCCTCTTCAAAGCGCTTGATTAAATCTTCCGGAAACCCGTTAGGATATACCGGAAAAGGCTTTTCCAAGATCAGTCCGCAAATCTCCCAATGGCCGGTAGTGGTATCTTTGCCGGGAGACTTTTCTCCCATTTTACCGTATGCCCCAAGAGCTTTAATATCACCTTTTAGTCCCAAAATAGGATGGATTTTACCAAGTCCAAGTTTTTCTAAGTTTGGAAGCTCAAACCCCCCCACCTTTTTTGCGGTATTGGCAAGGGTATTGCTGCCTTCATCACCGTAAAGGTGGGCATCGGGTAGTTCTCCAATGCCAACGCTGTCCAAAACTATTAACACTACTCTTTTCACCTTAATACCTCCTAAGCTCGTGGATGTGCTTTACGAAATACCTCTCGCAGTTTTCTCGTAGTTAAGTGGGTATAAATTTGCGTCGTTTCTATAAAACTGTGACCAAGGAGTTCCTGAACAATTCTTAAATCCGCACCGTTTTCCAGGAGATGAGTGGCAAAAGAATGGCGGATTAAATGGGGGGTCAAGTTTTTTACTATTCCAGCTTTTTGCCCGTATCTTTTTAGCATTTTCCAGAATCCCTGACGGGTAAAACCACTGCCCTTCCGGGTAATAAAAAGCTTTAAAGAGTTGCTTTTCCGCTTAGCTCTCAGGGCTAAATACTGGTTTAAGTAGTGGGCTGCTACTTCTCCAAAGGGAACAATCCGCATCTTTGCTCCTTTACCCAAGATTTTAACATATCTCTCGTCCAAATATAAGTTAGGTAGTTCAAGATTCACTAACTCCGACACCCTAAGCCCGGTGGCATAAAGCAGTTCTAACATTGCCCGGTCTCTCACCCCTTCCCAGGTAGAAAGGTCGGGGGCTTTTAGAAGCAAATCAATTTCTTCGTAACTTAAGATTTCCGGTAATTTTAACCCAAGTTTAGGCCCGTCCACATCCAAAGCAGGATTTTCCCCGACAATCTTTTCCCGAAGTAAATATTTATAAAAACTTCGGATTGCAGCAAGATTTCTCGCTACACTTGCCGGTTTTAGCTTCCGGGCTAAATCCTGCAAATAAAGTTTAATATCCTTAGAAGTTGCGTCAATGATACTGATATTTCGTTTTTCCAAAAAAGAAACAAACTTCTCTAAATCCCGGCGGTAAGACAGGAGAGTGTTTAGAGAAAAGCCCTTTTCTAACAATAAATAATCGATAAAAAGGTCAAGCATCAAACCACCTTACTTTAAAAAGTAAAAAATTATTTTGGGAGATAAATAAGCTTCTATCGCCGCCGCTCCGTAAGCCGCAGCCGCAGCAAAAACCATTAAAACCACGTAACCGGCAAAAGTAAAGCCCAATTTTTTCTCTCTGCTAAAGTAAACCTTAAAAAGTTTTATGGCAAAAACTACCGTTCCTGAAGCCGCCAGCAATAAAGAAGGCAGATAAACAATGTTCTGGGGTAACAGGGCGGCCAGAGCCAAAAATACCCCTTTACCGGAATTCTGGGAAGCTAAAACCGCACCGGTAAAACCAAGCATAACTCCCCGGCTAAACACCACCGCAAAAGCCACCGGAAATCCAATTACCGAAAGCCCTAAAAGAAAAAGCAAAAGGTAAATGGAAAAAAGTTGACCGCTGGTGTAAGTAAAGACCGTTTCCGGATTATAACTTTGTCGTACGGTGTTCAGTAATTTAGCTGCCTCCTGCACCACTATTTCTTTTTCCTGCCTATCTAAAAGAATCGCTTCCCGGGCCCCCCACCCTACACCACAGAGAAAAAAAATAAACATCCCAAGATAAAGTAAAAAATATTTTTTTTGCGGCCAGGTGCTCAAAAACTCGTTTTCCCGCATTTTTTCACCCCATACCTTTTGAACAAGAGCTTAATAATAGGTATGAGGTAAAAAGCTTATCTATACCTTGCTAAGGCCAGGCGGTAGTAATAAAAAGCCCCTTCAACGTCTTCAATACTGCGCCCACTGGCTGCCACCAGGGCAACCCGTCCATGGTGATCTAAAGCATTTTTTATCCGGGCAAGACCTTTTTCCACCACCTCTTTGGTATTGCTTTTTACCGTTCGCGCTACAGTTACCGTAAAAACTTCGGGAGCACCGGCAGTAACCGCAGCATCAAAAGCAACCCCGCCGGAATCGGTTACCGCCACCACCACTTTTCCGTAAAAATCGGTTAGTTTAACCGTTTCTTTTCCTATATTAGGAACTACTTTTATTACCTGGCCACCAGCGGCATTAATCCCATCCACCACCGGCTGGATGCGCCTTTGCCTTTCTATCTCATCCCCCACCCGGGGTTCGGCGATAATGATAATACCGGTATCTGCTTTTACCGCCTGGATTCCGGCCTTTTTCCCGATTCCATAAGGATTTAGGGGTACCGGCGCCCGAAAGTTGGCAGGACTTGCTCCAAAGACAGCCGCAGCTCCTTCCTCTAAAACCCCCTCCAGAGTTGTGGACATATCGATAACGTCCACCACCGCTACCGCCATTCCCGCTTGACCACACCAGGCAGCCATACTGGCGTCGGAAGTAACCAGTAACTTAGCCATTTTTTTCAACCCTCTTTTGCATTTCTACCGCAAGAACCCCTCCAGCAGCGGCCGTTAAAAAGAACTCCCGGTCGCTGGTAAAATCCCTACCCATGGTAGATAGATTCTCCACCTCTTCAAGTAGAAGCTTATTTAAAAATTCTTCGGGAAAATAATGAACTTGCACCCTTTGGGAGAATGCTTTGGTCTGCTCTAAAAGGCGCTCTTTTTTCTTATAATCTTTTAACTCCGGTAGAGCCAGAAAAAAATCAACAAGGGCAATTTCGTTTATGACAGTGAGTGAATGGTGGCTTAAGCCAAAATGCCTTTCCCGGGGATCGGCAAAGGAGACCCTGGGTACCATGATAGGGCAACCTCCCAGGATTTTTACCGCATTTAGATACTCCCCTTGAGCCAGGGCGGTAGAACCCCATTTTGTACCGGTACCCACATTGCCCGGTCCCATGGCAATTACTGCTACATCGGCTTTTAGCGCTACTTTTGCCAAAATCAAGGCCGAATAAACGTTAACCGCCTCGATATCGCCGCCAAAGGCGTGGCCAAAGGTAATGGTTCCACAAATTAAACCCTTTTTCCTTAAATTTTTTACCGTTTTACTAAAAGCAATGGGCAGTGCCCCCTGGTCGCTCATAAGATAAGCAACTCTTAAATTCTTATTTTGGGAGTTAATCCCGGCAATTACCGGTAATAACTGGCTATGCAAACTGCAAACCACCACCGGCATTCCCTTTAAACTTTGGAAATTTTGGACAGCAGCGTGATAGGGACTGCCTTCCTCTTCCGCCGCCAGGCACTTTAACTGCAGCGGAGTATACCGAAGTTTAATAATATGCCCCGGTCCTTTCAGGCTTTGCCTGGGCCGGCTAAAATTGGCCACTACAAAATGAAAGCCGCCGGTTCCAAGTTTTAAGGTAACTGCCGTGGTGTTTAACAAAAGGCGGTCTCCTACCCGAACTTTTCCGGTAAGGTTAAGATAACATACGGCTTTTTCTAAACTTCCTTCCACATCCACCAATAATTCCTGAGTTTCTTCATCTTCAGCCAAAATCTCTATGGCCTTGCCTTCTTTAAGTTCAATCATCTTAAGCCTCCGTCCGTTCATCAATTCACCAATATTATAAACTTATTTAGGATAAAGAACAAATTGACAAAAAAAGAGGAGATTAACTCCCCCCTTACTCTTCATAAATTAACCCGCCATCACTGCAATAGGCCAAACACCGCCGGCAGTTCCAGCAGCGGTCGTATTTTATAAAAATTTTTATTTCTTTTTGATCAAAATTTAAGGCCCCGGGAACACAGGATGATACCGCCCGGCAATTGGTTAAATGAGCACATTTCCGGCAGAGTTCATTTTTCACTTTAACTGGCATTTTCCTAACCCCCGACTTCTTTTACAACTTCTAAAAAAGCCTCCACAACTTGCGGGTCAAACTGTTTGCCCTTTTGTTTTATAATTTCGGCGATAGCTTCCTCTTTTGTTAGTGCCTTGCGGTAAGAACGGTCGGACGTCATCGCCTCAAAAGCATCGGCCACCGCCAGCACTCTTGCTTCCAAAGGTATTTCTTCCCCTTTAAGCCTTGCCGGATAGCCAGTTCCATCATACCATTCGTGGTGGTGGTAAATGATTTCAATAATATCCTGCATTTGCTCAATGGGTTTAATTATTTCCACACCAATTCCCGGATGGTTTTGGATTTCTCGATATTCTTCGGGCAATAGTTTACCGGGCTTATTTAATATTTTTTCAGAAATCCCGATTTTGCCAATATCATGCAAAAGTGCAGCTTTCCTGAGTTTTTCCAGGCGCTCCAGCGAAAAGCCCAACTTTTTCCCAATTTTTTCGGCAATAGCAGTAACCCGCAGGGAATGGCCGGCAGTATAAGAGTCCTTGGCTTCAATGGCCATTACTAAAGCCTGAGTAATACTAAAGCAAAGCTCTTTGGATTGTTCATAAAGACGAACAATTGACATTTGTGACGCCAAATAACCGCAAAATATCGTTAAGTAATCGAGGTTTTTAAACTCCCCGTTACCGTATAAATTTAAAAACCCAATCCTTTGCTCTTTTCCGGCTAAACAAACAGTATAAACTTTCTGGTAGTTTTTCTCAAAAGTTAATTTAGTAAAACTTTCACCGGTAATAATCGCCTCACAATTTTCAGCAGAAATAAGCGAAGAAAGAATTTCCGCAGGGAGGACCCACGGAAGATCTTTTTTTTCGATACCAAATACCGCTATGGGGTGAAGGTTTTTCCGCCTTTCATCCAAAACCCAGACTATCCCCGCCAAAGCACCACTAATGTTTACCGCCATTTTTAATCCAAAATCAGCAAGCTCTTTTAAATCCTGTATTTGGGCAATCTTCTGGGTTTTAGCTGTCAAATCCCGAAGTTTAGAAATTTCCTCAAGATATAACTTTTTTAACCGGTAATTTTCCCAGTATACCACCGCCACCCCAATAACCATGACAAAAAGAAAACCAGCTTTAAACAAGAAATCAAACCACTTAACTTCAGGGTCTAAGTAGCAAACGATAAAATACATAGCAGTACTAACGGTGGCAGTTAATAAGCCAAACTGCGGACCATAATAAAAGGTGTGAATAGCCACCAGCAGCACATAACCAAAATAAAATAAACTATGACCGAGACCGGTGTAATAAATTAGTGCTGTTAACAGCAAACAATCCAGCCAAAAAGAAACTTTATAACCAAAATCTCTTTTTTCTGGTTTTTTTAACAAATATGCATACAAAACAATAGAATAAATAACAGCAATTAGAAAAATAAGAAAAGCTTTTTTATTAATTGGCTCCGAGTTAAAAAGAAAAAAAAGCAAAGCTCCTACCAGGGCAAGAAAGCGCAAACGGTGAAAATCACCGATTATTTGGTCCACCATAAAATACACTCCAGCTACCTTTTAATTAACTGTTTCGACATGATTTGCCCGTTTTCCTGCATCCTCGTATCCCCGCCAAAAAGCTTTTTCGTTTAAGGGATAAACACCTTTTGGTCCAAATATTTCTTTTAAAACCCCTGATATAGTTTCAGTCTTTACTATCGAAGTTAATGCTATTAATGCTCCCAGAAGATAAATATTTACCGCTTTCATGCTCCCCAGTTCCAAACATGCCTGGTTTGCCGGCAAAAAAACCTGCTTTACCGGACCGGAAAGTTCAACATCCACTAAATCGGAGTTAACTATCACAATACCTCCGGGTACTGTTCTGGGTAAAAACTTTAAATACGAAGGCTTATTAAACGCCACCAGCACTTCCGGTTCAAAAACCAGGGGACTTACCACTTCCCCTTCCTCTTCTATTACCACCGCACAGTTAGCAGTTCCTCCCCGCATTTCCGGACCATAAGCGGGAAGCCAGGATACTCCTTTATTTTCTAAAAAGGCAGCTTTAGCCAGGATTTCCCCCATTAACAGCACTCCCTGACCGCCAAAACCAGCCATTAAAAAATTTTTCCCCATCACTCCACCCCCTCTTGCGGGGTTTTATATTCCCCGAGCGGGTAGTACGCTATCATTTTTTCATCTACCCATTTTAAGGCCTCAACCGGAGAAACCCCCCAGTTAGTTGGGCAGGCTGACAATACTTCTATAATGGAAAAGCCTAAGTTAGCTCTCTGTACCTTAAAAGCTTTTCTTAAGGCTTTTTTGGCTTCTAAGATGCGCTTAGGGGTATTTAAAGCCACCCGGGCCGCATACGCTACACCATCTAAAACGCTTAACATCTCCACCATTTTTACCGGATAGCCCTGATGGGCAGGGTTTCGACCTTCGGGGGTGGTGGTAGTTTTTTGCCCGGTAAGGGTTGTAGGAGCCATTTGCCCTCCGGTCATCCCGTAAACGGCATTATTGATAAAAATTGCCGTAATTTTCTCCCCCCGGGCTGCGGCATGAACTATTTCCCCGGTACCAATCGCAGCCAGGTCCCCATCCCCCTGATAAGTAAACACCAGCCGGTCAGGCTTTACCCTTTTAACTCCAGTAGCCACCGCCGGAGCTCGCCCGTGGGCCGCTGCCACCCAGTCAATATCTATATAATCATAAATAAAAACACTGCAACCTACCGAACTTACCCCGATGGTTTCTTCGGGATTAAATTCCTCTAACACTTCCGCCAAAAGCCGGTGCATAATACCGTGATGGCATCCGGGACAGTAATGAAAATTTTTTTCGGTCAAAAGGGCCGGACGCTTAAACATTTATTCCACCTCCCGGGCCAGGGCTAATACTTTTTCCAAAACTTCTTTGCTTTCGGGTACCATACCTCCCGTTCTGCCAAAAAACTCTACGTCAATTCTTCCATTAACCGCCAGGCGCACATCTTCCACCATCTGTCCGCCGCTCATCTCCACCGTTAATATTTTTTTAGCTACTGGAATATTGGCCGCAGTAAAAGCTTTCCTGGGAAAGGGCCAGAGGGTAA is a window encoding:
- a CDS encoding D-alanyl-D-alanine carboxypeptidase family protein — encoded protein: MPKRLIIYLLLVLGLGLTTNALAAPLEINARAAILMEPYTGKILYEKEIHKKLPIASVTKLMTLLLAIEAVEKGKVNLEDIVKVSEEAASMGGSQLYMYAGEEFSFKDLLMAVAVASANDACVAVAETVAGNEQAFVEEMNKKAEELGMTNTHFVNSYGFDDPNHYSTCYDLAILLREAIKHPLFLELSQIKEFTLRGGETRRFNTNKLLWYYRGVDAGKTGWTEEAGYCLASTASRDDLRLIAVVLGCPVKKGHFTESIKLYNYGYANFKAYPILAEKFSVKVKVVKGEKEQILVGPGAPVLLVEEKGKKINPRYELKLPEKITAPVKNGQVMGEVVIYDGTKIIGRAPLKSLEDCLKARLDFAIGRFLKSLLTFE
- a CDS encoding DUF3866 family protein; its protein translation is MIELKEGKAIEILAEDEETQELLVDVEGSLEKAVCYLNLTGKVRVGDRLLLNTTAVTLKLGTGGFHFVVANFSRPRQSLKGPGHIIKLRYTPLQLKCLAAEEEGSPYHAAVQNFQSLKGMPVVVCSLHSQLLPVIAGINSQNKNLRVAYLMSDQGALPIAFSKTVKNLRKKGLICGTITFGHAFGGDIEAVNVYSALILAKVALKADVAVIAMGPGNVGTGTKWGSTALAQGEYLNAVKILGGCPIMVPRVSFADPRERHFGLSHHSLTVINEIALVDFFLALPELKDYKKKERLLEQTKAFSQRVQVHYFPEEFLNKLLLEEVENLSTMGRDFTSDREFFLTAAAGGVLAVEMQKRVEKNG
- the spoVAD gene encoding stage V sporulation protein AD → MRQTREFANPPVVLGYATIAGPKEGEGPLATYFDKIINNLYYYEDTWEKAEQKMFLEVVEMALQKASVKKEEVDFFLAGDLLNQIISANFVAKSLGIPFFGLYNACATFYEGLILGAMLIAGGFAKKVLVGVSSHYATVERQYRNPTEQGVQKTPTSQWTVTGAAAVVLGEGEGKIKIPRVTVGKALDYGMFDPSDMGGAMAPAAFDTLLAHFKETGLSYDYYDLMATGDLARFGWQILVKLLQERNINFGQRLTDCGIMIYRPDQQVNAGGSGTACSALVTAGYVFNELSQGKIHKFLGIGTGALLSQVTSQQGMSIPVIAHAVSFECY
- the spoVAC gene encoding stage V sporulation protein AC, encoding MAIDKNEYQKTVEKIKPKPPVLKNCLLAFLMGGFVCLLGEVLFHFLRGYGISEKDGYTVVSVVFILISAILTGTGIYDDLVRIFGAGLIVPITGFANSMVSPALEHKQEGLVLGVGAKLFTVAGPVIIYGVLSSLIVAIILRGLGKL
- the xerD gene encoding site-specific tyrosine recombinase XerD encodes the protein MLDLFIDYLLLEKGFSLNTLLSYRRDLEKFVSFLEKRNISIIDATSKDIKLYLQDLARKLKPASVARNLAAIRSFYKYLLREKIVGENPALDVDGPKLGLKLPEILSYEEIDLLLKAPDLSTWEGVRDRAMLELLYATGLRVSELVNLELPNLYLDERYVKILGKGAKMRIVPFGEVAAHYLNQYLALRAKRKSNSLKLFITRKGSGFTRQGFWKMLKRYGQKAGIVKNLTPHLIRHSFATHLLENGADLRIVQELLGHSFIETTQIYTHLTTRKLREVFRKAHPRA
- the sigF gene encoding RNA polymerase sporulation sigma factor SigF: MNLPRFPRLGEQEIKELIEKAQKGDVAAREKLINCNLKLVFKVVERFLHRGYEVEDLFQIGTIGLIKAIDKFDLKQQVKFSTYAVPMIVGEIRRFLRDDQAIRISRSTKELGVKILKEKEALTVKLGREPTIAELEETLGYSREAIVEALEAGQSLASLFETVHQDDGDPIYLLDQIKQEGDEEQTLLENISIKEVLSKLEPRERYILINRFFKEKTQMEIARTLGISQVQVSRLERQALLKLKRYLNES
- a CDS encoding phosphopentomutase; its protein translation is MKRVVLIVLDSVGIGELPDAHLYGDEGSNTLANTAKKVGGFELPNLEKLGLGKIHPILGLKGDIKALGAYGKMGEKSPGKDTTTGHWEICGLILEKPFPVYPNGFPEDLIKRFEEAIGRKTLGNKPASGTAIIEELGEEHMRTGYPIVYTSADSVFQIAAHEEVIPLEELYKMCKIARGLLTGEHAVGRVIARPFTGTPGNFKRTANRHDYSLEPTGKTVLDKLVEQGYEVLGVGKIYDIFAGRGLTWHESTKNNEDGLVKTVNLLYKDFTGLLFTNLVDFDMVYGHRNNAEGYYEALKQFDSYLPKIMEKLREDDLLIITADHGCDPTTPSTDHSREYVPLLVYGHSIKEDVNLGTRETFADVAATLEEIFGLEPGIGQSFWGEIRK
- the spoIIAA gene encoding anti-sigma F factor antagonist, which gives rise to MEKEVKNKVLFVRITGEVDLKEADRLRREVDEIIENYPVKDIVFNLKNVDFIDSSGLGVILGRFKKIRSLGGRVYLASTNEKIKKILELSGFFRIMKGISREEEVWEEKAYEA
- the spoIIAB gene encoding ATP-binding protein → MKHNYFNLTIPALKENIGLVRIVVAAFAAQKDLTLPDLDDIKVAVSEAVTNSIVHGYGNNPGEIKVNGYFTEEGMYIEVIDFGKGIEREKIREKMVLDPEDEHPGLGFLFMQSLMDRVEIVPMERGTKVILFKRILKDNRTV
- a CDS encoding dodecin family protein; the protein is MHVKVAELVGESPTGWKDAVQTAVNEASRSLGTVTGVEILNFTANVEGGRVVEYKANVKVAYVE
- the spoIIM gene encoding stage II sporulation protein M, giving the protein MRENEFLSTWPQKKYFLLYLGMFIFFLCGVGWGAREAILLDRQEKEIVVQEAAKLLNTVRQSYNPETVFTYTSGQLFSIYLLLFLLGLSVIGFPVAFAVVFSRGVMLGFTGAVLASQNSGKGVFLALAALLPQNIVYLPSLLLAASGTVVFAIKLFKVYFSREKKLGFTFAGYVVLMVFAAAAAYGAAAIEAYLSPKIIFYFLK